The following are encoded in a window of Scophthalmus maximus strain ysfricsl-2021 chromosome 6, ASM2237912v1, whole genome shotgun sequence genomic DNA:
- the LOC118308927 gene encoding delta-type opioid receptor, producing MVTWNSTSSEGLLGNDSNAGLDNVEQVLVPILDALILVMGVGGHTMVMVILCGRWRRGVGHSPHGSMTGTGTDILLMALSAADLLLLSMLPFHTVAIAMQQWPFGDLMCRLVSFLGSACSSASVFTLATLAVSRYLNVVQPARAYGLLSTRRVSIAAALLWVPACCLAAPQLVFRSVGMPRRAPDGLACFAFLSHRDQLIYGLIHFLMAFLLPLITIAVAYGSIYVFLWGSQHAGRAPQVERYQSKVTQTSAMLVLAFTLCWLPSYGLMLALLVDESSGATGASPRYGPFSVFARLMATSSTVMNPILYVLMSQKFRLDLLRLFKRGGQRASGAVAMAAA from the coding sequence ATGGTGACATGGAACTCTACCAGCTCAGAGGGTTTGCTGGGGAACGACAGTAACGCCGGGCTGGACAACGTGGAGCAGGTCCTAGTCCCAATACTAGATGCACTGATTCTGGTGATGGGGGTCGGGGGGCAcacgatggtgatggtgatcCTGTGTGGGAGGTGGAGAAGGGGGGTTGGACATTCTCCTCACGGCTCTATGACGGGCACAGGGACAGACATCCTCCTGATGGCTCTCAGCGCTGCAGACCTGCTTTTGCTCTCCATGCTTCCCTTCCACACTGTTGCCATCGCCATGCAGCAATGGCCGTTTGGGGACTTGATGTGTCGTCTGGTGAGCTTCTTGGGATCGGCCTGCTCCTCGGCCAGTGTCTTCACGCTGGCCACACTGGCTGTGTCGCGCTACCTGAATGTGGTGCAGCCTGCGCGAGCTTACGGCCTCCTCTCCACTCGCCGGGTGTCCatagctgctgctctcctctgggTCCCGGCCTGCTGCCTGGCCGCACCCCAACTGGTTTTTCGCTCTGTGGGAATGCCTCGACGAGCCCCCGATGGGCTTGCTTGTTTTGCTTTCCTGTCCCACCGAGACCAGCTGATCTACGgattgattcattttctcatggCCTTCTTGCTTCCACTGATCACCATTGCAGTGGCCTATGGCAGCATCTATGTGTTCCTGTGGGGGAGTCAGCACGCCGGCAGGGCTCCCCAAGTAGAGCGCTATCAGAGCAAAGTGACCCAAACGTCAGCCATGCTGGTGCTGGCTTTTACCCTGTGCTGGCTGCCATCCTATGGGCTGATGCTGGCCTTGCTGGTGGATGAAAGTTCAGGGGCCACTGGCGCCTCACCACGTTACGGCCCCTTCAGTGTGTTTGCACGCCTCATGGCGACCTCCTCCACGGTGATGAACCCCATCCTCTACGTGCTCATGTCCCAAAAGTTCAGACTAGACCTGCTGAGGCTGTTCAAGAGGGGAGGGCAAAGGGCCAGTGGGGCTGTGGCGATGGCTGCTGCCTGA